From the genome of Scytonema hofmannii PCC 7110, one region includes:
- a CDS encoding nucleotidyltransferase family protein encodes MKRDRVLEIIAAHREQLQAMGVKSLDLFGSVARDEAKSGSDIDFLVEFNCPIGLFEFIEVRLYLEDLLGYPVDLGTLDGLRENFREPVLEDVIRAF; translated from the coding sequence ATGAAGCGAGATCGAGTTTTAGAAATTATTGCCGCACATCGAGAGCAGTTGCAGGCAATGGGTGTAAAATCGCTGGATTTATTTGGTTCAGTAGCACGGGATGAAGCTAAGTCTGGCAGTGATATTGATTTTTTGGTTGAATTTAATTGTCCTATAGGATTATTTGAGTTTATTGAAGTGCGACTTTATTTAGAAGATTTATTAGGCTATCCTGTAGATCTGGGTACATTAGATGGTCTGCGAGAAAACTTTAGAGAACCAGTCCTTGAGGATGTAATTCGTGCCTTCTAG
- a CDS encoding WD40 repeat domain-containing protein yields MTWAQGVWWKFLSKILEMETQLRLETQERSYIQHQLRELSSEVKQIRQSQVSSIPYLSTAQSPELQALQQSREKQEQLQVQLAESQEQVQQLKDQLEEVKKQLEASEASGDGFDLLIQGLSNSSDQVKRVAYTLLKQSSVAKAQRAINEQKPYQLFSCLHTVPNASQVLSVCISFDDKILASGDGVGAIKIWNLHDERKLIHTLIGHSGSVRAITISADGQILVSAADDRQIKIWDLNSGRLHSTLTGHSGIVWSVAISSDNETIVSGGADNMVKVWNRRTEEKLREFTGHSAQVRCVAISPNGQTLASGSDDKTIKIRNLETGEVIKTLEGHSNAVKSVAFSPDGQTIVSGSDDKTIKIWNLNAGEVIHNLTENSGTVCSVAISQDGQTIVSGSTNNTIKIWHLKTGELLHTLTGHSRPINSVDVSRDGWTIASGSEDQTIKIWELSI; encoded by the coding sequence TTGACTTGGGCTCAAGGCGTGTGGTGGAAGTTCCTATCAAAAATCTTAGAAATGGAAACCCAGTTGCGTTTGGAGACTCAAGAGCGCTCTTACATCCAACATCAGCTTCGTGAATTATCTTCTGAGGTAAAACAGATACGCCAGTCGCAGGTTTCGTCGATACCATACCTATCAACTGCACAATCACCAGAACTGCAGGCATTGCAGCAATCACGAGAAAAGCAAGAGCAATTGCAGGTTCAGTTAGCTGAATCTCAGGAACAAGTTCAACAATTAAAAGACCAACTTGAAGAAGTCAAAAAACAGCTTGAGGCATCAGAAGCTAGTGGTGATGGTTTTGATTTGTTAATTCAAGGGTTATCAAATTCATCCGATCAGGTGAAGCGAGTCGCTTATACATTGTTAAAGCAAAGTTCTGTAGCTAAAGCACAACGGGCTATCAATGAACAAAAGCCGTATCAACTGTTTTCTTGTCTACACACGGTTCCCAATGCAAGCCAGGTTCTCTCTGTTTGTATAAGTTTTGACGATAAAATTCTTGCGAGTGGTGATGGAGTCGGTGCAATCAAAATTTGGAATCTGCATGATGAAAGGAAGTTGATTCACACTCTCATCGGACATTCAGGTTCCGTTAGAGCAATCACTATAAGCGCAGATGGTCAAATACTTGTCAGTGCTGCTGATGATAGGCAAATTAAAATTTGGGATTTGAACAGTGGACGATTGCATAGTACCCTTACTGGGCATTCAGGCATAGTTTGGTCTGTAGCAATTAGCTCAGATAATGAAACCATTGTTAGTGGTGGTGCTGACAACATGGTTAAAGTTTGGAATCGGCGAACTGAAGAAAAACTTCGTGAATTTACTGGGCACTCAGCCCAAGTTCGCTGTGTTGCCATTAGCCCAAATGGTCAAACTCTCGCTAGTGGTAGTGATGATAAAACGATTAAAATTCGGAATTTGGAAACTGGAGAAGTCATAAAAACTCTTGAAGGGCATTCAAATGCTGTTAAGTCTGTCGCCTTCAGTCCGGATGGTCAAACTATTGTCAGTGGGAGTGATGACAAAACGATTAAAATCTGGAATCTGAATGCTGGAGAAGTGATTCATAATCTCACAGAAAATTCTGGTACTGTTTGTTCCGTTGCTATTAGCCAAGATGGTCAAACTATTGTTAGCGGGAGTACCAATAACACCATTAAAATCTGGCATTTGAAGACAGGAGAATTACTTCATACCTTAACTGGACATAGTAGACCAATCAATAGCGTTGATGTTAGTCGCGATGGTTGGACTATAGCTAGTGGCTCTGAGGATCAGACTATCAAGATTTGGGAATTATCTATCTAA
- a CDS encoding Hsp20/alpha crystallin family protein: MDQVFDELSAQTGDPSTTAWSPAVELIDAGDNLIFRAQLPGISTQDLDVQVTRDAISLSGERKYLHDSNNVNSLHSEFRYGKFQRVLNLPFPVQNEKVQADYRDGILTLTLPKVESVRNRVVKINLGELSASGESKTLNTSSTTAE; the protein is encoded by the coding sequence ATGGATCAAGTGTTTGACGAGTTAAGCGCACAAACTGGCGATCCCTCCACCACTGCTTGGAGTCCGGCTGTTGAATTGATTGATGCAGGTGATAATCTGATTTTCAGAGCACAACTTCCCGGTATTTCCACACAAGATTTGGATGTACAGGTAACGCGTGATGCTATTTCTCTGAGTGGAGAACGTAAGTACTTGCACGATAGCAATAATGTCAATTCTTTGCACTCTGAATTCCGCTATGGCAAATTTCAAAGAGTTCTTAATTTGCCATTTCCCGTACAGAATGAAAAAGTTCAAGCTGATTATCGTGATGGTATTCTAACTCTTACCTTGCCCAAAGTTGAATCAGTCCGCAATCGTGTTGTCAAGATTAACTTGGGAGAATTGTCTGCCTCTGGTGAGAGTAAAACATTAAACACTAGCTCAACAACAGCCGAGTAA
- a CDS encoding Hsp70 family protein, with translation MPSDKIGLDFGTTNSIISYLTPNGELEAFPYPAPDGPKYIASFIAYHSDGYTEIGSSARTSAAHDKSVETYGNFKMRLPLPESEFSQHFSLKRTPISVTIDYLRELLISHENPFSFSREKGGITSLVVSVPEIWQRDIYNLGRQRLQQLIQKNLELEKQLIQLVSEPVAAAAYYAWEMQRRAKEDNTESFSGNLLVCDMGGGTFDVSLCRIYGDNKVEVLYFDGQGDKGLESAGVAFDRRIVQQAYTKKHDTPLDENSQEFISLLKEFESVKISSHSKATRNLTNYLNAPDDKAGDEIYKFNGYAVTLAEVNEAFTPIAQGIEKVITEVKAYIETIDLDIDRVFMVGGFCQFLLVQKAITDTIGMNKNDPRIDKTFNITNSAYAISYGACLIANGLVDPIEKYIHTIGIVLETIKIHTGEREKLEITLIQGGSSLDSLVESNFYSEEVTPVEKRIAITLWVQLRSKGKKHQNSLQDMIDLPNYSPNAKYRVGMRVDRSHIAYLSIEETRSGKIVEYTLGDIIAKMFPGLVLDEKEE, from the coding sequence ATGCCTAGCGACAAAATCGGTTTAGATTTCGGTACGACTAACTCCATCATCTCCTATCTGACCCCCAATGGAGAACTGGAAGCGTTTCCCTATCCCGCACCAGATGGACCTAAGTACATCGCCTCCTTCATTGCCTACCATTCAGACGGTTATACTGAAATAGGCAGTTCAGCTCGCACTAGTGCTGCTCATGACAAGTCTGTTGAAACCTATGGTAATTTTAAGATGCGGTTACCGCTGCCAGAATCTGAGTTTTCCCAACACTTTTCACTCAAGCGGACTCCTATCAGTGTGACTATTGATTACTTGCGCGAACTGCTGATCTCTCATGAAAACCCCTTCAGTTTTAGCCGTGAAAAAGGCGGGATTACTAGTCTTGTCGTCTCGGTTCCAGAAATTTGGCAGCGCGATATTTATAATTTAGGTCGGCAGCGCCTGCAACAATTAATTCAAAAAAATTTAGAACTAGAAAAACAACTCATCCAGCTAGTCAGCGAACCTGTTGCTGCCGCCGCTTATTATGCTTGGGAAATGCAACGGCGTGCAAAGGAAGATAATACCGAATCTTTTAGTGGTAACTTGCTCGTTTGTGATATGGGAGGTGGTACATTTGATGTAAGCCTATGCCGTATTTACGGAGACAATAAAGTTGAAGTGCTCTACTTTGATGGGCAAGGTGATAAAGGACTAGAATCAGCTGGTGTCGCTTTCGATCGCCGTATTGTTCAGCAAGCTTACACTAAAAAGCATGATACACCATTAGATGAAAATAGCCAAGAATTTATTAGCTTATTGAAGGAATTTGAAAGCGTCAAAATTAGCAGTCATAGCAAAGCTACTAGAAATCTAACTAATTATCTAAATGCCCCAGATGACAAAGCAGGCGATGAAATTTATAAATTCAATGGATACGCAGTTACTTTAGCAGAAGTCAATGAAGCATTTACCCCGATTGCTCAGGGTATTGAAAAAGTTATAACAGAAGTAAAAGCCTATATAGAGACAATTGATTTAGATATCGATCGCGTTTTTATGGTAGGGGGATTTTGTCAATTTCTTCTTGTACAAAAAGCCATTACAGATACTATAGGAATGAATAAAAACGATCCCCGCATAGATAAAACATTTAATATTACTAACAGTGCTTATGCCATCTCCTATGGCGCTTGTCTTATTGCTAACGGTTTAGTAGACCCTATAGAGAAATATATCCACACTATTGGTATTGTTTTAGAAACAATCAAGATTCACACCGGAGAACGGGAAAAACTCGAAATTACTCTCATTCAGGGAGGTTCTAGTCTAGATAGTCTAGTAGAATCGAATTTTTATTCTGAAGAAGTTACACCCGTTGAGAAACGCATTGCTATTACTCTGTGGGTACAGCTGCGATCTAAAGGTAAAAAACATCAAAACTCTCTGCAAGACATGATTGATTTACCCAATTACTCCCCTAACGCAAAATATCGTGTTGGGATGAGAGTTGACCGCTCTCACATTGCTTATTTAAGTATTGAGGAGACACGCTCTGGAAAAATTGTTGAATATACACTAGGGGATATCATTGCCAAAATGTTTCCAGGTTTGGTCTTAGATGAAAAAGAAGAATAA
- a CDS encoding Hsp70 family protein, with protein sequence MTLDNQSINVVIGIDFGTSRSGYAYAFTGDTKIFGKNDWSGAPAPCPKTLTHLLYSPDDKVEAWGFNAKKRLAQLRRDKAADKYNFFQNFKMQLREGGERTANGPVLTTNNGKKFAVIDLITDYLTQLKDLALKEIKAATSGILHENEIRWCLTIPAIWTDADKQLMRYAAQKAELIGYSEAEAERLLLVLEPEAAAIYLQEREKLQLEPGTRFMVVDCGGGTVDITAHEVLPGKGLQEVAEGTGGAYGSMYVDRSFQDYLEKKLTAEVIERFHDEEPVDYLEMMADWERTKCDFDPEKSGDIYFPIRPKLFKKLDKDYPNVLKSLSDEQDGEDSYILLDRKKMNAIFIPTLNGLVQKVEEEFAKLGSRGCDLIYLVGGFSKSPVLREKIQEKFSKKVHKIVMPSEPGEAIVQGSVFCGLNPEIIRTRCSRLTYGCKSRALFNPEKDPKNKKFYSMDVNGGGWYCKDRFSIFVLAGDSVGVNKIVTHKFLPTQQNQTKFQLEFYATKKREVRYVDEDGVEKIGDLNLEIQDITGGFNREVEVTMYFGKTEIQVEAKDKTSGKKYDTTLRFSSTYSPEILGV encoded by the coding sequence ATGACGCTTGATAATCAATCTATTAATGTAGTTATTGGAATCGACTTTGGTACCTCGCGTTCTGGTTATGCTTATGCTTTTACTGGAGATACAAAAATTTTTGGAAAAAATGATTGGTCAGGCGCACCTGCACCTTGTCCTAAAACCCTAACTCATCTTTTATATTCGCCGGATGACAAAGTAGAGGCTTGGGGTTTTAATGCTAAGAAAAGACTAGCACAACTACGAAGAGACAAAGCTGCTGATAAATACAACTTTTTTCAAAACTTTAAAATGCAGTTGCGAGAGGGGGGAGAAAGAACAGCAAATGGACCTGTGTTAACCACAAATAATGGAAAAAAATTTGCTGTAATTGATTTAATCACAGATTACCTCACACAACTAAAAGACCTTGCTCTAAAAGAAATTAAAGCTGCAACCTCTGGAATCTTACACGAGAATGAAATTCGATGGTGCTTAACCATACCAGCCATCTGGACAGATGCGGACAAACAATTGATGCGGTATGCCGCACAAAAAGCTGAATTAATTGGTTATTCAGAGGCGGAAGCGGAACGTTTGTTGCTGGTTTTAGAGCCAGAAGCTGCTGCTATTTATTTACAAGAACGAGAAAAATTGCAGCTAGAGCCTGGAACTCGTTTTATGGTAGTTGACTGTGGGGGTGGTACAGTTGATATCACAGCGCATGAAGTTTTACCAGGGAAGGGGCTGCAAGAAGTTGCTGAAGGAACGGGTGGTGCCTATGGTTCAATGTATGTAGACCGCAGTTTTCAAGACTATTTAGAAAAAAAACTGACTGCTGAAGTTATTGAACGTTTCCATGATGAAGAACCTGTAGATTATCTAGAAATGATGGCAGATTGGGAACGGACTAAGTGTGATTTTGACCCAGAGAAAAGTGGTGATATTTATTTTCCCATTAGACCGAAACTTTTTAAAAAATTAGATAAAGACTACCCCAATGTTCTGAAAAGTTTATCTGATGAACAAGATGGAGAAGATAGTTACATTCTTCTTGACCGTAAGAAGATGAATGCTATCTTCATCCCTACACTGAATGGTTTAGTTCAAAAAGTAGAAGAAGAGTTCGCAAAACTGGGTAGTCGAGGATGCGATTTAATTTACCTTGTAGGAGGATTTTCCAAATCTCCTGTACTACGAGAGAAAATTCAGGAAAAATTTAGTAAAAAAGTTCACAAAATCGTTATGCCTTCAGAACCAGGTGAGGCTATTGTACAAGGATCTGTATTTTGTGGACTAAATCCTGAGATAATTCGCACTAGGTGCAGCCGCCTAACATATGGTTGTAAATCCAGAGCATTATTTAATCCTGAGAAAGATCCAAAAAATAAAAAATTTTATTCAATGGATGTTAATGGTGGAGGTTGGTATTGTAAAGATCGTTTCAGCATTTTTGTATTAGCTGGAGATAGTGTAGGAGTCAATAAAATAGTTACGCACAAATTCTTACCTACGCAACAAAATCAAACAAAATTCCAGCTTGAGTTTTATGCAACCAAAAAGCGGGAAGTTCGCTATGTAGATGAAGATGGAGTTGAAAAAATTGGAGATTTGAATCTTGAAATACAAGATATTACAGGAGGTTTTAATCGAGAAGTTGAAGTAACAATGTATTTTGGCAAGACGGAAATACAAGTGGAAGCAAAAGATAAAACATCAGGAAAAAAGTATGATACTACACTGCGATTTTCATCAACTTATTCCCCAGAAATATTAGGAGTTTAA
- the hetF gene encoding cell division protein HetF: MTQEFHISVTPVGQNDYLVRTEQVAPGVPLAEELVTWPVADWLTAAGHLMNDPLKLVLQGDAIARNSINLVALGQQLYNALFQGTLRDSWITAQGIAQNHQQVLRLRLGLKDTRLARLPWEVMHAGDRPIATGLYIAFSRYQNASGGTSRLPTTSMPVPPYEERGIKVLMVIASPTDLVRLDLLKQEAIKLQAELHRSANGDIPRIRMNLLEQPGREELTQALEQGRYHVLHYSGHSNPGPNGGEIYLVSGRTGLKETLSGDDLAGLLVNNHIQMAVFNSCLGTYAATTDPSGDTGERNLTESLVKRGIKSVLAMSERIPDDVALTLTQLFYRNLLLGYPVDLCVSRMRQGLIAAYSSHQMYWALPILYLQPQFNGYLSPGMHPIHNDELIDEYNSTALTTTTTSIYPDPATDADMPLPIEEIMPPLAREPSELDWLDDLADEIEYDEPSYEEDSAIVSDLFRQIDRQRAESEDSMTAELVQDFGEERFDDTEVSGEIASLESDLGMWEEVRAAAAYGRQPGAGRRELPPSNEASSETPLRLEGNWDHLQLPPSTETTVPSQQNQLKRQKKRNPLGIVGIAATSALVAVVGFNLLSKTPLLSPFASQPSLPPDIKTESVEVVTTYATERLSKSDLDEGLKAVEELLNRNELSNAENALSLIPQNKANDSFVNFLKGRLAWQSLRRGDSKYSLDNARRFWESAVKDDPNSLTYKNALGFAYYAEGNLIRANDAWFKALDVAVKEQKTSATPLADNDKNVKPIPKDALTAYAGLALGLYKTAYKEAPAKRQQYLSEAIKLRQKVLRDDSAHFQPKELSQDWMWTDKAIQDWQKLLRLKLKRPPVRRSS; the protein is encoded by the coding sequence GTGACCCAGGAATTTCACATTTCCGTAACCCCAGTAGGGCAAAATGACTACTTGGTGCGGACGGAACAAGTCGCGCCTGGGGTGCCATTGGCAGAGGAACTGGTGACTTGGCCTGTAGCTGATTGGTTGACGGCTGCAGGTCATTTGATGAACGACCCATTAAAATTAGTGCTCCAAGGAGATGCGATCGCAAGAAATTCCATTAACTTGGTAGCATTGGGTCAACAACTATACAACGCACTGTTTCAAGGCACTCTCAGAGATAGCTGGATTACCGCCCAAGGAATTGCCCAGAACCACCAACAGGTACTGCGATTGCGCTTGGGATTAAAAGATACCAGGTTAGCTCGCCTGCCATGGGAAGTCATGCATGCAGGCGATCGCCCCATAGCTACTGGTTTATACATAGCATTTTCTCGCTACCAAAATGCGTCTGGCGGTACTTCTCGTCTGCCTACGACAAGTATGCCAGTACCACCATACGAAGAGCGCGGTATCAAAGTGTTGATGGTGATTGCTTCACCTACAGACTTAGTTCGCTTAGATTTACTCAAGCAAGAAGCTATCAAACTGCAAGCAGAACTGCACCGCAGTGCTAATGGAGACATTCCGCGTATTCGAATGAACTTGCTCGAGCAACCGGGGCGAGAGGAGTTAACACAAGCCCTAGAACAAGGAAGATACCACGTTCTACACTACTCCGGTCATAGCAACCCAGGTCCGAATGGTGGAGAAATTTACTTAGTCAGTGGTAGAACTGGCTTAAAAGAAACCCTAAGTGGCGATGACCTAGCAGGCTTACTCGTTAACAATCACATACAAATGGCAGTGTTTAACTCCTGCCTGGGAACATACGCAGCTACCACCGACCCTTCAGGAGATACGGGCGAACGAAATCTTACAGAAAGCTTAGTCAAGCGAGGTATAAAAAGTGTTTTGGCAATGTCAGAACGCATACCTGACGACGTAGCGCTGACACTAACACAATTGTTCTACCGCAATCTCTTACTGGGATATCCCGTAGATTTGTGCGTCAGTCGGATGCGCCAAGGGCTGATTGCAGCCTACAGTTCCCATCAAATGTACTGGGCATTACCAATTCTGTATCTTCAGCCACAATTTAACGGCTATCTCAGTCCGGGAATGCATCCAATTCACAACGATGAGTTAATTGACGAGTACAATTCCACCGCTTTAACGACGACGACAACCTCAATTTACCCAGATCCGGCAACTGATGCCGATATGCCATTACCAATTGAGGAAATCATGCCTCCCCTAGCAAGGGAACCCTCAGAATTGGACTGGCTGGACGATCTTGCCGATGAGATTGAGTATGATGAGCCAAGCTATGAAGAAGACTCTGCCATAGTTTCCGACTTATTCCGCCAAATCGATCGCCAAAGGGCTGAGTCCGAAGACTCGATGACAGCCGAACTCGTGCAAGACTTTGGCGAAGAACGTTTTGATGATACTGAAGTTTCAGGAGAGATAGCATCCTTAGAAAGCGATCTTGGGATGTGGGAAGAAGTAAGAGCCGCCGCCGCATATGGCAGACAACCAGGTGCAGGACGTCGCGAATTACCCCCCTCTAATGAAGCGTCCTCAGAAACACCCCTAAGATTGGAAGGCAATTGGGATCATTTACAACTTCCCCCATCAACTGAAACAACCGTTCCATCACAACAAAATCAGCTAAAACGGCAGAAAAAACGTAACCCGTTGGGTATAGTTGGTATCGCTGCTACCAGTGCGCTTGTAGCGGTTGTGGGTTTTAATTTGTTGTCAAAAACTCCATTGCTCTCACCATTTGCTTCCCAACCTTCACTTCCCCCTGATATTAAAACGGAATCTGTCGAGGTTGTAACTACCTATGCAACCGAGAGGTTAAGCAAAAGTGACTTAGACGAGGGGCTTAAAGCTGTGGAAGAACTCCTCAATCGTAACGAACTTTCTAATGCTGAAAACGCTCTCAGTCTTATTCCCCAAAACAAAGCTAATGACTCATTTGTTAACTTCCTTAAAGGGCGATTGGCATGGCAGTCGCTCCGACGGGGAGACAGCAAGTATAGTTTAGATAATGCTCGGCGTTTCTGGGAAAGTGCCGTTAAAGATGACCCTAATTCGCTAACTTATAAAAACGCTTTAGGATTTGCTTACTATGCTGAAGGTAATCTTATTCGAGCTAATGATGCTTGGTTTAAGGCGTTAGATGTCGCAGTTAAAGAGCAAAAAACGTCTGCGACTCCTCTTGCAGACAACGATAAGAACGTAAAACCAATCCCTAAAGATGCTTTAACAGCTTATGCTGGGTTAGCGCTTGGATTGTATAAAACAGCATACAAGGAAGCGCCTGCAAAACGACAGCAGTATCTCAGTGAAGCTATTAAACTGCGCCAAAAAGTTCTGAGAGACGATTCAGCCCATTTCCAGCCTAAGGAATTGAGTCAAGATTGGATGTGGACTGACAAAGCCATTCAAGATTGGCAAAAACTGCTTCGGCTGAAACTGAAGCGTCCTCCTGTTAGAAGAAGTAGTTAA
- a CDS encoding AAA family ATPase — protein MTIERVTSGLNLQSGDRFLVLYGANTSDTFCTADLLLQNIEQVLHTYLQNSGYQRILFYSGVQKLYFLDERSRDGCLLQPKTSPPSTPTEQMQVTPGPLGRGRRLLGKKSPQTTIPPAPAPTAPTFPARRLQDIQILPILETVMQDITQKSAIIFSNAEDLANFDNRRELFGRMVDWSRLPPNNNLCILVFHHENSTQLQEFCERVGFTFLANLAINRDRSTHRGFNFHRLSSPDAREIRAFIDYSRLKYRKAVEWATVEKLSVWIAAENCSLKHWYDRFQEAREISQTEARRLGWLSGNISTQSALERLEQMIGLDSVKQTIRRRMRSLEVERERARQGLTTEPPRLHMVFKGNSGTGKTTVSRLIGEIYRDLGLLRRGHVLEVAGRDLVAGYVGQTAIRTNEIIDEALDGVLFIDEAYTLNQGGDNDFGQEAINTLLKRMEDERHRLAVIVAGYPERMKEFINSNPGLERRFPTEIFFDDYTPEELLKIFRQKVSQVQCSMTPELEEALRNLFTALYQRRDENFGNAGLVENIFNTMNELRSPRVIEQKLDLVREPFQIIDLPLEYQQQGKKDEETLKQLMQELDSMVGLYSVKQAIREIIDSQLANQRLREAGMLPDKTETRHMLFTGNPGTGKTTVARLVGQIFKALGLLRKGQFIEVARRKLVAGYVGQTALKTGKAIESALDGVLFIDEAYALSRSESNNDFGREAIDTLVPMMENYRDRLVVILAGYSREMEQFIEANSGIASRVAYNIEFLDYNGHELYQIFLNMSQRDGWICPNDVQVRLEAIFNSMYRNRGRNFGNGRDVRNFYETMLKRLKTRIIRENLSGQAMRTFGVDDIPTGSEVYEL, from the coding sequence ATGACTATTGAAAGAGTGACATCAGGATTAAATTTACAATCAGGCGATCGCTTCCTTGTCCTCTACGGAGCGAACACTAGCGACACTTTTTGCACTGCAGATTTACTGCTGCAAAATATTGAACAAGTTTTACACACCTATCTACAGAACTCAGGCTATCAAAGAATTTTATTTTACTCTGGTGTCCAAAAGCTGTATTTTCTAGATGAGCGATCGCGCGATGGCTGTCTTCTGCAACCCAAAACTTCCCCTCCTTCCACACCAACAGAACAGATGCAGGTAACGCCTGGTCCTTTAGGACGTGGGCGTCGGTTGCTGGGTAAAAAATCACCTCAGACAACAATCCCACCAGCACCAGCACCCACAGCACCAACTTTCCCCGCAAGACGATTGCAAGATATTCAAATCCTGCCGATCTTAGAAACCGTCATGCAGGATATCACCCAAAAATCTGCCATCATTTTCTCTAACGCTGAAGACTTGGCGAATTTTGATAATCGTCGAGAATTATTTGGGCGCATGGTAGACTGGTCACGCTTACCCCCTAATAATAACTTGTGTATTTTGGTTTTTCACCATGAAAATAGTACTCAATTGCAAGAGTTTTGTGAACGGGTTGGGTTCACTTTTTTGGCAAATCTAGCGATAAACCGGGATCGCTCGACTCATCGCGGGTTTAACTTTCATCGCCTAAGTTCTCCAGATGCTAGGGAAATAAGAGCATTCATCGACTATTCGCGACTAAAATACCGCAAAGCTGTAGAATGGGCAACAGTAGAGAAATTGTCTGTTTGGATAGCAGCAGAAAATTGTTCGCTCAAGCACTGGTACGATCGCTTTCAAGAAGCCCGCGAGATATCCCAAACAGAAGCGCGAAGGTTAGGTTGGCTTTCTGGAAATATTAGCACTCAATCTGCTTTGGAACGCCTAGAGCAGATGATTGGTCTTGACTCGGTAAAACAGACGATTCGGCGACGAATGCGATCGCTCGAAGTTGAGCGAGAACGGGCGCGTCAGGGATTAACGACCGAACCTCCTCGTTTGCACATGGTATTTAAAGGCAATTCTGGTACTGGTAAAACTACTGTTTCTAGACTAATAGGTGAAATCTACCGAGATTTAGGATTATTACGCCGAGGTCACGTGCTAGAGGTGGCGGGACGAGACTTAGTAGCCGGGTATGTAGGACAAACAGCTATCCGCACCAATGAAATTATTGATGAAGCTCTTGACGGAGTGTTATTCATTGATGAAGCATACACCTTAAATCAAGGTGGAGACAATGATTTTGGTCAAGAAGCCATCAACACCCTACTGAAGCGCATGGAAGATGAGCGCCATCGGCTTGCGGTGATTGTAGCAGGATATCCAGAGCGAATGAAGGAATTTATCAATTCTAATCCGGGTTTGGAAAGGCGCTTTCCCACGGAAATTTTCTTTGATGATTATACTCCAGAAGAGTTACTAAAAATTTTCCGGCAAAAAGTTTCGCAGGTGCAGTGTTCAATGACACCTGAGTTGGAAGAAGCTTTAAGAAATTTGTTTACTGCTTTGTATCAAAGGCGCGACGAGAACTTTGGAAATGCAGGGTTGGTCGAGAATATTTTTAACACGATGAATGAATTACGAAGTCCGCGAGTCATTGAGCAAAAACTTGACCTTGTACGCGAACCATTCCAGATTATAGATTTACCTCTGGAGTATCAGCAACAAGGCAAAAAAGATGAAGAGACTCTAAAGCAGCTAATGCAGGAATTAGACAGCATGGTAGGTTTGTACTCCGTCAAACAGGCGATCCGGGAAATTATCGATAGTCAGTTAGCCAATCAACGCCTGAGAGAAGCTGGAATGCTCCCGGATAAAACGGAAACGCGACATATGCTATTTACTGGAAATCCCGGTACTGGTAAAACGACTGTAGCACGGTTAGTAGGGCAAATTTTCAAAGCGTTGGGGTTGTTACGGAAGGGGCAATTTATAGAAGTAGCTCGCAGGAAGCTAGTAGCAGGATATGTAGGACAAACAGCACTGAAAACAGGTAAGGCGATCGAATCAGCTTTAGATGGAGTGTTATTTATTGATGAAGCATACGCACTCTCTCGCAGTGAGTCTAATAACGATTTTGGACGGGAAGCAATTGATACTTTAGTTCCCATGATGGAGAATTACCGCGATCGCTTGGTCGTCATCCTCGCTGGTTATTCCCGAGAAATGGAACAATTTATTGAGGCTAACTCTGGAATCGCTTCGCGTGTTGCCTACAATATAGAATTTCTTGACTATAACGGACATGAACTCTATCAAATTTTCCTGAATATGTCTCAGAGGGATGGGTGGATTTGCCCTAATGATGTTCAAGTTCGCTTAGAAGCTATTTTTAATAGTATGTATCGTAATAGAGGGCGGAATTTTGGCAATGGTCGTGATGTGCGGAATTTTTACGAAACAATGCTAAAGCGACTGAAAACCCGGATAATAAGAGAAAATCTGAGCGGACAGGCGATGAGGACGTTTGGTGTAGACGATATTCCTACAGGAAGTGAGGTTTATGAGCTATGA